In Megalopta genalis isolate 19385.01 chromosome 7, iyMegGena1_principal, whole genome shotgun sequence, a single window of DNA contains:
- the LOC117229271 gene encoding neurocalcin-delta B isoform X1 gives MPTSNDTFSRMSNSLNAEEKDSLQVRNRASLSLKMQRSFKKMKRSIQKITESSTTVQPHCVFVENMQDDEMQQPYIFPERLSSLTCQTGFTKDEIRKLYRAFKQYCPRGAVTTNDLKPAYAKLFPLGDPAKYTQIVFNTFDRDGDGVVSFQDLLAEIALIANGDLDQKLSWIFRFYDLNGDGYITRKEMLVIISAIYEMLHNGQTIQRMVDRHVDMVFEKMDTDKDGVISREEFMNCCNNDSTILNQLESFNRFW, from the exons ATGCCAACATCCAA CGATACATTTTCGAGAATGTCGAACAGCCTCAATGCGGAGGAGAAAGACAGTCTACAGGTGAGAAACCGTGCGAGCCTCTCGTTGAAAATGCAACGAAGCTTTAAAAAGATGAAGAGAAGCATTCAGAAGATCACCG AATCTTCGACGACTGTACAACCTCACTGCGTTTTCGTAGAGAACATGCAAGACGACGAGATGCAGCAGCCGTATATATTTCCGGAACGGCTCTCCTCTTTAACGTGCCAAACGGGCTTCACGAAGGATGAGATCCGAAAGCTCTATCGCGCCTTTAAACAGTATTGTCCGCGAGGCGCGGTGACCACGAACGACCTGAAGCCGGCATACGCAAAACTGTTTCCGCTAGGAGATCCGGCGAAGTACACTCAGATAGTGTTCAACACCTTCGACAGGGACGGTGACGGTGTTGTCAGCTTCCAAGATCTCCTCGCTGAGATAGCTCTGATCGCGAACGGTGACCTGGACCAGAAGCTTTCCTGGATCTTCAG GTTTTACGACTTGAACGGGGACGGTTACATCACGAGAAAGGAAATGCTGGTCATAATATCCGCGATTTACGAAATGCTGCATAATGGACAGACTATCCAGCGTATGGTCGACAGACACGTGGACATGGTTTTTGAAAAGATGGATACCGATAAGGACGGAGTCATATCTCGGGAGGAATTCATGAATTGCTGCAACAAT GATTCCACGATTCTGAATCAACTGGAGTCATTCAATCGATTCTGGTGA
- the Idh3b gene encoding isocitrate dehydrogenase [NAD] subunit beta, mitochondrial produces MALLARNVCKLFSQTAQKGSIRALHVGAVRQQDTAIEQEGKVKCTLIPGDGVGPELVVSVQSVFKAANVPVEFEPYFLSEVNPTLSAPLEQVSNSIARNRVCLKGILATPDHSMTGELQTLNMKLRKSLDLYSNVVHVKSLPGVKCRHKNVDCIIIREQTEGEYSALEHESVKGVVECLKIVTATKSQRIAKFAFDYAMKHNRKKVTCVHKANIMKLGDGLFLKSCQEIAKLYPRVIFETMIVDNCTMQMVSNPHQFDVMVLPNLYGNIVDNLASGLVGGAGVVAGASYSPECVVFEPGARHTYSEAVGKNVANPTAMLLCAVKLLRHVNLSRYAEQIRDALNRVLNDGKVLTKDLGGQSSTTDFTNAVITYLR; encoded by the exons ATGGCTTTACTCGCGAGAAACGTCTGCAAATTATTTTCGCAG ACTGCCCAGAAGGGATCTATTAGGGCACTGCATGTAGGAGCAGTACGTCAACAAGATACT GCAATTGAACAAGAAGGAAAAGTAAAATGTACCCTCATACCAGGAGATGGTGTTGGACCAGAATTAGTGGTCTCGGTGCAAAGTGTTTTCAAAGCTGCCAATGTACCGGTTGAATTTGAGCCATACTTCCTTTCGGAAGTAAATCCAACATTAAGTGCACCACTCGAACAAGTGTCCAATAGTATTGCAAGGAACCGTGTATGCTTGAAG GGAATTCTAGCAACACCGGACCACTCCATGACCGGAGAGCTCCAAACATTGAATATGAAACTACGTAAAAGTCTGGACTTGTATTCAAACGTAGTACACGTAAAATCATTGCCTGGAGTTAAATGTCGTCATAAGAATGTTGATTGTATTATCATCAGAGAACAAACGGAAGGAGAATACTCTGCACTCGAGCATGAATCTGTGAAAGGAGTGGTAGAATGTTTGAAAATAGTCACTGCCACTAAAAGTCAAAGAATAGCAAAATTCGCGTTCGATTATGCCATGAAACACAATCGCAAGAAGGTCACTTGCGTTCACAAAGCCAACATTATGAAACTTGGTGATGGTCTATTTTTAAAATCGTGTCAAGAAATAGCCAAATTATATCCTAG GGTTATATTTGAAACAATGATTGTGGACAACTGTACTATGCAGATGGTATCCAATCCACATCAGTTCGATGTAATGGTATTACCAAATTTGTATGGTAATATTGTAGACAACCTTGCATCTGGACTTGTCGGCGGTGCTGGTGTAGTCGCGGGTGCCAGTTATAGTCCTGAGTGTGTTGTTTTTGAGCCG GGTGCGAGGCACACATATTCAGAGGCTGTTGGTAAAAATGTTGCAAATCCTACTGCCATGCTTCTTTGCGCAGTAAAACTTCTGCGTCACGTTAACTTGTCACGCTATGCTGAACAAATTAGGGATGCGTTGAACCGCGTCTTGAACGACGGAAAAGTtttaacaaaagatttaggtgGACAAAGTTCTACAACAGATTTCACGAATGCTGTAATAACTTACCTTCGTTAA
- the Sec20 gene encoding vesicle transport protein Sec20, which yields METQELDLELIRQNIVKNHLQLTALIQDIQQCTGPLQLLNELNNEGRIKREALQSSLSKLESLIERELVEKKKAELQAEIDTYKQQYKNSLAAFCKANIFSKCMIDKISKEELLSMPEEHQADLRRRHDRRSLANKSSQLSDKLLSISRHLAETTQRSADALDTLITSSDKVSSTTDELEHQQQVIVQSGKLLGKYGRREVTDKVLLALAFAFFLACVFYILQKRLF from the exons ATGGAGACTCAGGAGTTAGATTTGGAGTTGATACGTCAAAATATCGTAAAAAATCACCTCCAACTTACAGCTCTGATCCAA GATATACAGCAATGCACTGGACCCCTACAACTGCTCAATGAATTGAATAACGAAGGCAGGATAAAAAGGGAAGCCTTACAGTCATCTTTATCCAAACTAGAGTCTTTGATCGAAAGAGAACTTGTGGAAAAAAAGAAAGCGGAGCTTCAGGCAGAAATAGATACTTATAAGCAACAGTACAAAAACTCTTTAGCAGCATTTTGCAAGGCCAATATTTTTAGCAAATGTATGATAGACAAAATTTCCAAAGAAGAACTCCTATCGATGCCTGAAGAACACCAGGCAGATTTACGTAGAAGGCATGACAGAAGGAGCTTAGCGAACAAGTCTAGCCAACTCTCGGACAAACTTTTAAGTATATCCAGACATTTGGCAGAGACAACTCAAAGAAGTGCAGATGCATTGGATACATTAA TAACTTCATCTGACAAGGTGTCTAGCACCACAGATGAATTGGAGCACCAACAGCAAGTAATAGTTCAATCAGGAAAGTTATTAGGCAAATATGGTAGAAGAGAGGTCACGGATAAAGTTTTATTAGCACTAGCGTTTGCATTTTTTCTCGCTTGTGTTTTCTATATTTTACAGAAGAGGTTGTTTTAA
- the LOC117229271 gene encoding neurocalcin-delta B isoform X2, which produces MPTSNDTFSRMSNSLNAEEKDSLQVRNRASLSLKMQRSFKKMKRSIQKITENMQDDEMQQPYIFPERLSSLTCQTGFTKDEIRKLYRAFKQYCPRGAVTTNDLKPAYAKLFPLGDPAKYTQIVFNTFDRDGDGVVSFQDLLAEIALIANGDLDQKLSWIFRFYDLNGDGYITRKEMLVIISAIYEMLHNGQTIQRMVDRHVDMVFEKMDTDKDGVISREEFMNCCNNDSTILNQLESFNRFW; this is translated from the exons ATGCCAACATCCAA CGATACATTTTCGAGAATGTCGAACAGCCTCAATGCGGAGGAGAAAGACAGTCTACAGGTGAGAAACCGTGCGAGCCTCTCGTTGAAAATGCAACGAAGCTTTAAAAAGATGAAGAGAAGCATTCAGAAGATCACCG AGAACATGCAAGACGACGAGATGCAGCAGCCGTATATATTTCCGGAACGGCTCTCCTCTTTAACGTGCCAAACGGGCTTCACGAAGGATGAGATCCGAAAGCTCTATCGCGCCTTTAAACAGTATTGTCCGCGAGGCGCGGTGACCACGAACGACCTGAAGCCGGCATACGCAAAACTGTTTCCGCTAGGAGATCCGGCGAAGTACACTCAGATAGTGTTCAACACCTTCGACAGGGACGGTGACGGTGTTGTCAGCTTCCAAGATCTCCTCGCTGAGATAGCTCTGATCGCGAACGGTGACCTGGACCAGAAGCTTTCCTGGATCTTCAG GTTTTACGACTTGAACGGGGACGGTTACATCACGAGAAAGGAAATGCTGGTCATAATATCCGCGATTTACGAAATGCTGCATAATGGACAGACTATCCAGCGTATGGTCGACAGACACGTGGACATGGTTTTTGAAAAGATGGATACCGATAAGGACGGAGTCATATCTCGGGAGGAATTCATGAATTGCTGCAACAAT GATTCCACGATTCTGAATCAACTGGAGTCATTCAATCGATTCTGGTGA